A section of the Jannaschia sp. S6380 genome encodes:
- a CDS encoding RNA degradosome polyphosphate kinase, which translates to MPGSKVPDVDFLNAPLPAPVALDEERTKSPKRFFNRERSWLAFNWRVLEEAENPRVPLLERLRFLSISAANLDEFYTVRVAGLRELARAGNQTPAADGRTPVEQLVLIDKDAGRLLERQQDVWKALRREMEETGICLLSGDALSVEERGEMADLFLRDVFPIVSPLAIDPAHPFPFLPNEGFALAVELERKADRKTLRALLPIPTQIDRFIRLADGAGKDDAPIIRFLPMEELLLMQIEQLFPGYVLKGRCAFRVLRDSDLEVEEEAEDLVREFETALKRRRRGEIVRMKITSEAPQGLRREIVDEIGVDESEVIEVDGLVGLAALKQLVVDDRKDLLWPSFRPRIPERVQDHDGDMFAAIRQKDMLLHHPYETFDMVIRFLTQAANDPNVLAIKQTLYRTSENSPIVAALCEAAEAGKTVTALVELKARFDEAANIRQSRRLERAGAHVVYGFTRLKTHAKISTVVRREGDRLVTYSHFGTGNYHPITARIYTDLSLFTCDASLAQDATKVFNYISGYAPPDGLQSLSISPLQLKAHLLASIEAEAEHARAGRPAMIWAKMNALIEPDVIDALYAASQAGVRIDLIVRGICGLRPGVEGLSETIRVKSVVGRFLEHSRIVCFGNGHGLPSRKARVYISSADWMGRNLNRRVETLVECVNPTVKAQIVSQIMAANLADVAQSWILGPEGSWMRPDLSKLDNPFSCHRFFMENPSLSGRGSAGAKDVPELTHSSD; encoded by the coding sequence ATGCCCGGATCCAAAGTTCCCGACGTCGATTTCCTGAACGCGCCGCTGCCCGCGCCCGTGGCGCTGGACGAGGAGCGGACGAAGTCGCCCAAGCGGTTCTTCAACCGCGAGCGGAGCTGGCTGGCGTTCAACTGGCGCGTGCTGGAGGAGGCCGAGAACCCCCGTGTGCCGTTGCTGGAGCGGTTGCGCTTCCTGTCGATCTCGGCGGCGAACCTCGACGAGTTCTACACCGTCCGCGTGGCTGGCCTGCGCGAACTGGCGCGGGCCGGCAACCAGACGCCGGCCGCCGATGGGCGCACCCCGGTCGAGCAGCTGGTGCTGATCGACAAGGATGCCGGCAGGCTTCTGGAGCGGCAACAGGACGTCTGGAAGGCGCTTCGACGCGAGATGGAGGAGACCGGGATCTGCCTGCTATCGGGCGACGCGCTGTCGGTGGAGGAGCGCGGCGAGATGGCCGATCTGTTCCTGCGCGACGTGTTCCCGATCGTGTCGCCCCTGGCCATCGACCCCGCGCATCCGTTCCCGTTCCTGCCCAACGAAGGCTTCGCGCTGGCTGTGGAACTTGAGCGCAAGGCCGACCGGAAGACTTTGCGCGCTTTGCTGCCGATCCCCACGCAGATCGACCGTTTCATCCGCTTGGCCGACGGCGCGGGCAAAGACGACGCCCCGATCATACGGTTCCTGCCGATGGAAGAGTTGCTGCTGATGCAGATCGAGCAGTTGTTCCCCGGCTACGTCCTGAAGGGGCGCTGCGCATTTCGGGTGCTGCGCGACAGCGACCTGGAGGTCGAGGAGGAGGCCGAGGACCTGGTGCGCGAATTCGAGACCGCGCTGAAGCGGCGCCGGCGGGGCGAGATCGTGCGCATGAAGATCACGTCCGAGGCGCCCCAGGGCCTGCGCCGCGAAATCGTCGACGAGATCGGCGTGGACGAGAGCGAGGTGATCGAGGTCGACGGCCTGGTCGGGCTGGCCGCGTTGAAGCAACTGGTGGTGGACGACCGCAAGGACCTGCTCTGGCCCAGTTTCCGACCGCGTATCCCCGAGCGCGTGCAGGACCATGACGGCGACATGTTCGCCGCGATCCGCCAGAAGGACATGCTGCTGCACCACCCCTACGAGACGTTCGACATGGTCATCCGCTTCCTGACCCAAGCGGCGAACGACCCCAACGTCCTGGCGATCAAGCAGACGCTCTACCGCACGTCCGAGAACAGCCCGATCGTCGCCGCCCTGTGCGAGGCGGCGGAGGCCGGCAAGACCGTCACCGCCCTGGTCGAGCTGAAGGCCCGCTTCGACGAGGCCGCCAACATCCGCCAGTCGCGGCGGCTGGAACGGGCGGGCGCGCATGTCGTGTATGGCTTCACCCGCCTCAAGACCCACGCCAAGATCAGCACGGTCGTCCGCCGCGAGGGCGACCGGCTGGTGACCTATTCGCATTTCGGCACCGGCAATTATCACCCGATCACTGCGCGCATCTATACGGACCTGTCCCTGTTCACCTGCGACGCATCGCTCGCCCAGGACGCGACCAAGGTCTTCAACTACATCTCGGGCTATGCACCGCCGGACGGGCTACAGTCGCTGTCGATTTCGCCGCTTCAGCTCAAGGCGCATCTGCTGGCGTCGATCGAGGCCGAGGCCGAACATGCGCGCGCCGGTCGGCCGGCGATGATCTGGGCCAAGATGAACGCGCTGATCGAGCCCGACGTGATCGACGCGCTCTATGCGGCCAGCCAGGCGGGCGTGCGCATCGACCTGATCGTGCGCGGCATCTGCGGCCTGCGCCCGGGCGTCGAGGGCCTGAGCGAGACGATCCGCGTCAAATCCGTCGTCGGGCGCTTCCTGGAACACAGCCGCATCGTCTGCTTCGGCAACGGCCACGGACTGCCGTCCAGGAAGGCGCGCGTCTACATCAGTTCCGCCGACTGGATGGGCCGCAACCTGAACCGGCGGGTCGAGACGCTGGTGGAATGCGTCAATCCGACGGTCAAGGCGCAGATCGTCAGCCAGATCATGGCCGCGAACCTCGCCGATGTCGCGCAGAGCTGGATCCTGGGCCCGGAAGGAAGCTGGATGCGGCCCGATCTGTCGAAGCTGGACAACCCGTTCAGCTGCCACCGCTTCTTCATGGAGAATCCGTCCCTTTCGGGGCGTGGGAGTGCGGGGGCGAAGGACGTCCCGGAACTGACCCATTCGAGCGATTGA
- a CDS encoding glycosyltransferase family 2 protein — MRFLRRTYVRRPKLGEVLLEMEAIDAADLAHALILQRRLTARLGDVLLRRGHIDEAALAKALGRQRAMGQAGPAPASTPQNDALARRLPLETALAFRALPWRRMGGVTLIATARPEAVDELRAALPAELGPCLFAVATDSAIEARMHAVHGAALARSAECRVPENLSCRLWRARPGASVLAFCLLALLLAVAIWPAGALRLATALGLAVMAANLGLRLAAAWTMKRADTGFASVRPAEESARKLPCVTILVPLHREPDIAGPLTERLSRLDYPRELLDICLVVEEGDTETRDALARTTLPCWMRVIPVPDGHPRTKPRAMNYALNFARGEIVGIYDAEDAPAPDQLLKVAGRFRAAPARVACLQGVLDYYNPTRNWMSRCFTIEYASWFRLMLPGIARMGLVVPLGGTTLFFQREALEQVGGWDAHNVTEDADLGVRLARRGYRTELLPTTTLEEANASPLAWIKQRSRWMKGYILTWAVHTRHPVRLWRDLGARRFLGFQMLFLGAILNALLMPALWSTVVIAFGRHHPILDWLPGQGIVALSVLMLGAGMLSMTLSWIGCAAPHHRRLRAWIPTLELYFPLATVAVLKALCEIALRPFHWDKTVHGTFGGAGQADISALEDALAADAPPPPRRGHGG, encoded by the coding sequence ATGCGGTTTCTTCGGCGAACCTACGTTCGACGCCCCAAGCTGGGCGAGGTCCTGCTGGAGATGGAGGCGATCGACGCCGCCGACCTTGCGCATGCCCTGATCCTGCAGCGTCGGCTGACGGCGCGGCTTGGCGATGTCCTTCTGCGCCGCGGGCATATCGACGAGGCCGCGCTGGCCAAGGCATTGGGCCGGCAACGCGCGATGGGCCAGGCCGGGCCCGCACCCGCATCGACGCCCCAGAACGATGCCCTGGCACGCCGCCTGCCACTCGAGACCGCACTGGCCTTCCGCGCCCTGCCCTGGCGCCGCATGGGGGGCGTGACCCTGATCGCGACGGCCCGCCCCGAGGCGGTGGACGAGCTTCGGGCCGCACTGCCCGCTGAACTCGGCCCGTGCCTTTTCGCCGTCGCCACCGATTCCGCGATCGAGGCGCGCATGCACGCGGTCCACGGCGCCGCCCTCGCCCGCAGCGCCGAGTGTCGCGTGCCCGAAAACCTGAGCTGTCGCCTCTGGCGCGCACGGCCGGGGGCTTCCGTCCTCGCGTTCTGCCTGTTGGCCCTTCTGCTGGCCGTGGCGATCTGGCCCGCCGGTGCGTTGCGCCTTGCCACCGCGCTGGGTCTCGCCGTGATGGCGGCCAACCTCGGCCTGCGCCTCGCCGCCGCCTGGACGATGAAGCGCGCGGATACCGGCTTCGCCTCGGTCCGTCCGGCCGAGGAATCCGCGCGCAAGCTGCCCTGCGTCACCATCCTCGTGCCGCTGCACCGCGAACCCGACATCGCGGGCCCGCTGACCGAGCGGCTGTCGCGCCTCGACTATCCGCGCGAACTCCTGGACATCTGCCTGGTGGTCGAGGAGGGCGACACGGAGACGCGCGACGCCCTCGCACGGACCACCCTGCCCTGCTGGATGCGCGTGATCCCCGTGCCCGACGGACATCCGCGCACAAAGCCCCGCGCCATGAACTACGCCCTGAACTTCGCGCGCGGCGAAATCGTCGGCATCTACGACGCCGAGGACGCGCCGGCCCCCGATCAGCTGCTGAAGGTGGCGGGCCGGTTCCGCGCCGCACCCGCGCGGGTCGCCTGCCTGCAAGGCGTGCTGGACTACTACAACCCCACGCGGAACTGGATGTCCCGTTGCTTCACCATCGAATACGCCAGCTGGTTCCGGCTCATGCTGCCCGGCATCGCGCGCATGGGCCTCGTCGTGCCGCTGGGCGGAACGACGCTGTTCTTCCAGCGCGAGGCGCTGGAGCAGGTTGGCGGCTGGGACGCCCACAACGTCACCGAGGATGCAGATCTGGGCGTCCGGCTGGCGCGCCGCGGCTATCGCACGGAACTCCTCCCCACCACCACGCTGGAGGAGGCGAACGCCTCACCCCTGGCCTGGATCAAGCAGCGGTCGCGCTGGATGAAGGGCTATATCCTGACTTGGGCCGTCCACACGCGCCACCCGGTCCGGCTCTGGCGCGACCTCGGGGCACGGCGGTTCCTCGGCTTTCAGATGCTTTTCCTGGGCGCGATCCTGAACGCCCTGCTGATGCCCGCGCTATGGTCGACGGTCGTGATCGCCTTCGGTCGGCATCACCCGATCCTGGATTGGCTTCCGGGCCAGGGGATCGTCGCGCTCTCCGTCCTGATGCTGGGCGCGGGGATGTTGTCTATGACCCTGTCCTGGATCGGCTGCGCGGCGCCCCATCACCGGCGGCTGCGCGCCTGGATCCCGACGCTGGAACTCTATTTTCCGCTGGCGACGGTCGCTGTCCTGAAGGCGCTTTGTGAAATCGCGCTGCGGCCGTTTCACTGGGACAAGACGGTGCATGGCACGTTCGGCGGCGCAGGCCAGGCCGACATCTCCGCGCTGGAAGACGCGCTGGCGGCCGATGCGCCGCCACCCCCGCGCCGCGGGCATGGTGGCTAG
- a CDS encoding FAD-dependent monooxygenase, with protein sequence MTDRTDILIAGAGPAGLAAACVLGAEGHRVLLVDPAAPVTGEDAPDADLRTTALLQPARDLLAGAGAWDGLSPYGTALWTMRIVDASAAPPVTRDFRAQDISDAPFGWNFPNWLLRRELLARAAALDTVETAFGASVRSIFAREAGIRATLSDGRRVAARLVLASDGRDSPLRRMAGIGTRRTEYGQTAIVFAVRHAIPHDDISTEIHLSGGPFTLVPIADDAGGHRSAVVWMDDARRQAERMALDDGPFLIEAQARSADVMGPLELASRRAAWPITSVLAERWTGQRLALMGEAAHAMPPIGAQGLNTSLKDVAALRDLCRAEDIGSAEMLAAYERGRRADVAIRMAGVDLLNRTSIAGLGAVQAARAFGIAALHDVPPLRRAVMRLGLGAVVRPE encoded by the coding sequence GTGACGGACCGAACCGATATCCTGATCGCCGGGGCCGGTCCCGCGGGCCTGGCCGCGGCCTGCGTCCTGGGCGCCGAGGGGCACCGGGTCCTGCTGGTCGACCCCGCCGCGCCGGTGACCGGCGAAGACGCGCCCGACGCCGACCTGCGCACGACCGCGCTGCTGCAACCTGCGCGCGACCTGCTGGCTGGCGCCGGCGCGTGGGACGGGCTGTCGCCGTATGGCACCGCGCTCTGGACGATGCGGATCGTCGACGCGTCCGCCGCCCCGCCCGTCACCCGCGATTTCCGCGCCCAAGACATTTCGGACGCGCCCTTCGGCTGGAACTTCCCCAACTGGTTGCTGCGCCGCGAACTGCTGGCGCGGGCGGCCGCGCTGGATACGGTCGAGACGGCGTTCGGTGCGTCGGTCCGGTCGATCTTCGCCCGCGAGGCAGGCATCCGCGCCACCTTGTCCGATGGCCGCCGCGTCGCCGCGCGCCTGGTCCTGGCCAGCGACGGGCGCGACAGCCCATTGCGCCGCATGGCCGGTATCGGCACCCGGCGGACGGAATATGGCCAGACCGCGATCGTGTTCGCCGTCCGCCATGCGATCCCCCATGACGATATCTCGACCGAGATACACCTGTCCGGGGGGCCCTTCACGCTGGTGCCCATCGCGGACGACGCGGGCGGGCATCGTTCGGCGGTCGTCTGGATGGACGACGCCCGCAGGCAGGCGGAGCGGATGGCCTTGGACGACGGGCCGTTCCTGATCGAGGCGCAGGCCCGGTCCGCCGACGTGATGGGACCGCTGGAGCTGGCATCGCGTCGCGCGGCCTGGCCGATCACATCGGTACTTGCCGAACGCTGGACGGGGCAGCGCCTGGCGCTGATGGGCGAGGCAGCGCATGCGATGCCGCCCATCGGGGCGCAGGGCCTGAACACCTCGCTCAAGGATGTCGCCGCGCTGCGCGACCTCTGCCGCGCAGAGGATATCGGCAGCGCGGAGATGCTGGCCGCCTACGAACGTGGCCGCCGCGCCGACGTGGCCATCCGCATGGCCGGCGTCGACCTGCTGAACCGCACCTCCATCGCGGGGCTGGGCGCGGTGCAAGCCGCCCGCGCGTTCGGGATCGCCGCGCTCCACGATGTGCCGCCCCTGCGTCGTGCGGTCATGCGGCTGGGCCTCGGCGCAGTCGTCAGGCCGGAATGA
- a CDS encoding GntR family transcriptional regulator, giving the protein MDAHALILDAIDRGDFRPGDRLVESELADRFGMSRTPVREALQRLETQSVLVRDGRSLIVATLGHDQMAELYAVRTELEALAARLAARHAAEEEIRVLRRMAEEDAALLGDPTALVRANRRFHGQIHLASHNRYLVQQLGMVHRSMALMATTSLAAEGRGDAALAEHRAIVEAIARRDGEAAAQALREHLSRAFETRLREEARRL; this is encoded by the coding sequence ATGGACGCCCATGCCCTGATCCTCGACGCGATCGACCGTGGCGATTTCCGCCCGGGCGACCGCCTGGTCGAGAGCGAGCTCGCCGATCGCTTCGGCATGTCCCGCACGCCGGTCCGCGAGGCCCTGCAGCGACTGGAGACGCAATCGGTCCTGGTGCGTGACGGCCGGTCGCTGATCGTGGCGACGCTGGGCCACGATCAGATGGCGGAGCTGTACGCCGTGCGCACCGAGTTGGAGGCGCTGGCCGCGCGGCTGGCCGCGCGCCACGCGGCCGAGGAGGAGATCCGCGTGCTGCGCCGCATGGCCGAGGAGGATGCGGCGCTGCTGGGCGACCCGACGGCGCTGGTGCGGGCGAACCGCCGGTTCCACGGGCAGATTCACCTGGCCTCGCACAACCGGTACCTGGTGCAGCAGCTCGGCATGGTGCATCGATCGATGGCGCTGATGGCGACGACCTCGCTGGCCGCCGAGGGGCGGGGCGATGCGGCGCTGGCCGAACATCGCGCCATCGTCGAGGCGATCGCACGACGCGACGGCGAGGCGGCGGCCCAAGCCTTGCGCGAACATCTGAGCCGGGCGTTCGAGACTCGCTTGCGCGAGGAGGCGCGGCGGCTTTGA
- a CDS encoding chromosomal replication initiator DnaA, with amino-acid sequence MRQLTIDLPRLNAQGRDDFMVSSSNATAMALVASWPDWPHRRLALVGPAGAGKSHLAAIWADEVGARRVAAATLGPAATADLSKTPLVIEDADRGVPEEALFHLWNAMAETGQGLLLTGRTPPSDWNVALPDLASRLASLTPAVIEDPDDALLSIVLVKLFADRQLRVKPALIGYLLGRMERSFAAAQRMVDRLDTESLRRGVGVTQALAREVMDDPLDSGGTGA; translated from the coding sequence ATGCGTCAACTGACGATCGACCTGCCCCGGCTGAACGCGCAGGGGCGCGACGATTTCATGGTCTCGTCCTCCAACGCCACCGCGATGGCGCTGGTCGCGTCCTGGCCGGACTGGCCGCATCGCCGCCTCGCCCTGGTCGGGCCGGCCGGCGCGGGGAAGTCGCATCTGGCTGCGATCTGGGCGGACGAAGTGGGCGCACGCCGGGTCGCGGCCGCCACGCTCGGCCCCGCTGCGACGGCTGATCTGTCGAAGACCCCCCTGGTGATCGAGGACGCGGATAGGGGCGTGCCCGAGGAGGCGCTGTTCCACCTCTGGAACGCCATGGCCGAGACCGGGCAGGGCCTGCTGCTTACGGGCCGGACGCCGCCGTCGGATTGGAACGTCGCGCTGCCCGACCTGGCCAGCCGCCTGGCCTCGCTGACGCCGGCGGTGATCGAGGATCCGGACGACGCGCTCCTGTCTATCGTGTTGGTAAAACTCTTCGCAGACCGGCAGTTGCGTGTGAAGCCGGCGCTGATCGGCTATCTGCTGGGCCGGATGGAGCGGAGTTTCGCGGCTGCACAGCGGATGGTCGACCGCCTGGACACGGAATCCTTGCGGCGCGGCGTCGGTGTCACGCAGGCTCTCGCGCGCGAGGTTATGGACGACCCGCTGGACAGCGGCGGCACCGGCGCCTAG
- the carA gene encoding glutamine-hydrolyzing carbamoyl-phosphate synthase small subunit — MPDTPTACLALADGTVFYGRGFGASGVAEAELCFNTAMTGYQEIMTDPSYAGQVVTFTFPHIGNTGTTPEDDETGDPVAAGMIVKWDPTEPSNWRATRDLEGWLASAGRIGMGGVDTRRLTRAIRQQGAPHVALAHDPDGDFDIEALVARARAFRGLEGMDLAGQVTCAQSYRWDQTKWAWPDGFGTQNAPRHKVVAIDFGAKRNILRSLASVGCDVTVLPATATAEDVKALSPDGVFLSNGPGDPAATGEYAVPMIREMVDSGLPVFGICLGHQMLAMAMGARTVKMNHGHHGANHPVQRRADGKVEITSMNHGFTVDAQSLPEGVEETHVSLFDGSNCGIRLSGRPVFSVQYHPEASPGPHDSAYLFDDFSAAMTARTS; from the coding sequence ATGCCCGACACCCCCACCGCCTGCCTTGCCCTCGCCGACGGCACCGTCTTCTACGGCCGCGGCTTCGGCGCCTCCGGCGTGGCCGAGGCGGAGCTGTGCTTCAACACCGCGATGACCGGCTATCAGGAGATCATGACCGATCCCAGCTATGCCGGGCAGGTCGTGACCTTCACCTTTCCCCATATCGGCAACACCGGCACCACGCCCGAGGATGACGAGACCGGAGACCCCGTCGCCGCCGGCATGATCGTGAAATGGGACCCGACCGAGCCGTCGAACTGGCGCGCGACCCGCGACTTGGAAGGCTGGCTCGCATCCGCGGGCCGGATCGGAATGGGCGGCGTCGACACCCGCCGCCTGACCCGCGCCATCCGCCAGCAGGGGGCGCCGCATGTGGCCCTAGCCCACGATCCGGACGGCGATTTCGACATCGAGGCGCTGGTCGCTCGCGCGCGGGCCTTCCGCGGGCTGGAGGGGATGGACCTGGCCGGGCAAGTGACCTGCGCGCAGTCCTATCGTTGGGATCAGACGAAATGGGCCTGGCCCGACGGGTTCGGCACGCAGAATGCGCCGCGTCACAAGGTCGTCGCCATCGACTTCGGCGCCAAGCGCAACATCTTGCGCTCGCTCGCCTCGGTCGGGTGCGACGTGACCGTGCTGCCGGCCACCGCGACGGCCGAGGACGTCAAGGCCCTGTCACCCGACGGCGTCTTCCTGTCCAACGGTCCGGGCGACCCGGCGGCCACGGGCGAATACGCCGTGCCCATGATCCGCGAGATGGTGGATAGCGGCCTGCCGGTGTTCGGCATCTGCCTGGGCCACCAGATGCTGGCCATGGCGATGGGCGCGCGGACGGTCAAGATGAACCACGGCCATCACGGGGCGAACCACCCGGTGCAGCGTCGCGCCGACGGCAAGGTCGAGATCACGTCGATGAACCACGGCTTCACCGTCGATGCGCAAAGCCTGCCTGAGGGCGTGGAGGAGACGCATGTGTCCCTCTTCGACGGCTCGAATTGCGGGATACGGTTGTCCGGCCGTCCCGTTTTCTCGGTCCAGTATCACCCCGAGGCCAGCCCCGGACCACATGACAGCGCCTACCTTTTCGACGATTTCAGCGCGGCGATGACGGCGCGGACGTCCTGA
- a CDS encoding AI-2E family transporter, which translates to MALPVRQQMIYWGVALAFFLVLLWYLGPVLLPFLVGGAIAYILDPLADRLEGIGLPRALATTVITLIGILILVLAIAFLIPTLVKQTNALIRLAPDYFNALRGWLTLRFPEIVAEGGLVQTTLVDLGEAIRARGGMLAQQVLAYVFGVVNAVVFVVVVPVVAFYLLLDWDNLVARVDELLPREHVGRIRRIASEIDATLASFVRGQLTVCLILGTFYSVGLMLVGLQFGLVVGAIAGLITFIPYVGALVGGALAIGLALFQFWGEWGAIALVAGIFAAGQFLEGNILTPKLVGSSVGLHPVWLLFALSAFGSIYGFVGMLVAVPVAAALGVVARHAVAEYKESLLYTGEMPMPPPVTDDLTSLGPRD; encoded by the coding sequence ATGGCGCTGCCGGTCCGTCAACAGATGATCTATTGGGGCGTCGCGCTGGCGTTCTTCCTGGTGCTGCTGTGGTATCTGGGCCCTGTTCTGCTACCGTTCCTGGTCGGCGGGGCGATCGCCTACATCCTCGACCCGCTGGCCGACCGGCTGGAAGGGATCGGGCTGCCTCGCGCGCTCGCCACGACCGTGATCACGCTGATCGGCATCCTGATCCTGGTGCTGGCGATCGCCTTCCTGATCCCCACGCTGGTCAAGCAGACGAACGCGCTGATCCGCCTGGCGCCGGACTATTTCAACGCGCTGCGCGGCTGGTTGACGCTGCGCTTTCCCGAAATCGTGGCCGAGGGCGGATTGGTGCAGACCACGCTGGTCGACCTGGGCGAGGCGATCCGCGCGCGCGGCGGTATGCTGGCGCAGCAGGTGCTGGCCTATGTGTTCGGGGTCGTGAATGCGGTGGTCTTCGTCGTGGTGGTGCCGGTCGTGGCCTTCTACCTGCTTCTCGATTGGGACAACCTGGTGGCGCGGGTCGACGAATTGCTGCCGCGTGAACATGTCGGTCGCATCCGCCGCATCGCCAGCGAGATCGACGCCACGCTGGCGAGTTTCGTGCGCGGGCAGCTGACGGTCTGCCTGATCCTGGGGACGTTCTATTCGGTCGGCCTGATGCTCGTCGGCTTGCAGTTCGGGCTGGTCGTTGGGGCGATCGCGGGGTTGATCACCTTCATCCCCTATGTCGGCGCCCTGGTCGGCGGGGCGCTGGCGATCGGGCTGGCGCTGTTCCAGTTCTGGGGCGAATGGGGGGCGATCGCGCTGGTCGCAGGCATCTTTGCCGCCGGGCAGTTCCTGGAGGGGAACATCCTGACACCCAAGCTCGTCGGGTCTTCGGTCGGGCTGCACCCGGTCTGGCTGCTGTTCGCGCTGTCGGCCTTCGGGTCGATCTACGGCTTCGTGGGCATGCTGGTCGCGGTCCCCGTCGCCGCCGCCCTGGGCGTGGTGGCACGACACGCGGTGGCCGAATACAAGGAAAGCCTGCTCTATACCGGCGAGATGCCGATGCCCCCGCCGGTCACAGACGATCTGACATCGCTCGGCCCGCGGGACTGA
- a CDS encoding pyrimidine 5'-nucleotidase: protein MSFDHITTWIFDLDETLYPPSAPLFPQIEARMVAWIVRVLGVSKAEADRLRARWWHDHGTTLAGLMREHGHDPVPFLADVHDIDMSVLTPDAALRRAIADLPGRRIIYTNGTAPYAENVLAARGLGGIWDAIYGVEHAGHAPKPDHAAFARVFALDGLDPACAAMFEDSARNLAVPSAMGVTTVHVAPFRDPAPHVHHHAPDLTAFLRGIVTPGRPRPAALGPQA from the coding sequence ATGTCCTTCGATCACATCACCACTTGGATCTTCGACCTGGACGAGACGCTGTACCCGCCGAGTGCCCCGCTCTTCCCGCAGATCGAGGCGCGGATGGTCGCCTGGATCGTCCGCGTCCTGGGCGTGTCGAAGGCGGAGGCCGACAGGCTGCGCGCGCGTTGGTGGCACGACCACGGAACGACGCTGGCGGGGCTGATGCGCGAACACGGGCACGATCCGGTCCCTTTCCTGGCCGACGTGCATGACATCGACATGTCGGTCCTGACGCCGGATGCCGCTTTGCGCCGCGCCATCGCCGACCTGCCGGGGCGGCGCATCATCTACACCAACGGCACCGCGCCTTATGCCGAGAACGTGCTGGCCGCCCGCGGTCTCGGCGGGATCTGGGACGCGATCTACGGCGTCGAGCATGCCGGCCACGCGCCCAAGCCGGATCACGCCGCCTTCGCGCGCGTCTTCGCATTGGACGGCCTCGACCCCGCATGCGCCGCGATGTTCGAGGACAGCGCCCGCAACCTCGCCGTTCCCAGCGCGATGGGGGTGACCACCGTCCATGTCGCCCCGTTCCGCGATCCCGCCCCGCATGTGCATCACCACGCCCCCGACCTGACGGCATTCCTGCGCGGCATCGTGACCCCTGGCCGGCCCAGGCCTGCGGCCCTAGGTCCGCAAGCGTGA
- a CDS encoding GatB/YqeY domain-containing protein, whose protein sequence is MDMRDRLAQRLKEAMRDKDSRRVGTLRLINAALKDQDIALRAENRTVGDAEALAILAKMVKQRRESARAYEEAGRLELAQQELDEISIIEEFLPRKLTDSEVEAAVADAIAQTGATSVSDMGKVMGVLKGRYAGRIDFGAVGPKVKARLG, encoded by the coding sequence ATGGACATGCGGGACCGGCTGGCGCAGCGGCTGAAGGAGGCCATGCGCGACAAAGATTCGCGGCGGGTGGGGACACTGCGCCTGATCAACGCGGCGCTGAAGGACCAGGATATCGCCCTGCGCGCCGAGAACCGGACCGTCGGCGATGCCGAGGCCCTTGCGATCCTGGCCAAGATGGTCAAGCAGCGCCGGGAGAGCGCCCGCGCCTACGAGGAAGCGGGACGGCTGGAGCTGGCGCAGCAGGAGCTGGACGAGATTTCCATCATCGAGGAATTCCTGCCCCGCAAGCTGACCGACAGCGAGGTCGAGGCCGCGGTCGCCGACGCAATCGCGCAGACAGGCGCCACCTCGGTCAGCGACATGGGCAAGGTCATGGGCGTCCTCAAGGGGCGCTATGCCGGCCGGATCGACTTCGGCGCGGTCGGACCCAAGGTCAAGGCGCGGCTGGGCTGA